One Candidatus Hydrogenedentota bacterium genomic region harbors:
- a CDS encoding Gfo/Idh/MocA family oxidoreductase has product MPSTVSRRTFLKRSSLAFTAPLILPRVSLGQSPNSNLQLAAIGVGGQGGSDLAAVFSSGKVDVVAICDVDETTLNGAAATYKEARKYFDWRELFDKEAGNIDAVCVGTPDHMHAPMAYSAISLGKHCYCEKPLTQEVYEARQLRLAAEHAGVATQMGNQIHAHACYRNAAQMMQDGVLGKVKEWHSWISNGYGGKDLARPAAEDPIPETLKWDLWIGVAPYRPFKTALYHPHRWRDWRDFGTGALGDFACHIFDPVFMGLGIGAPLRITAEAPEFNEEVWPYWEIIRYEFPGTAMTAGDTVRATWYDGGKRPGPEAMGLPADAVLPDAGSVIVGEEGAMVLPHCDKPALLYPADKFKDFKQPELPTLNHYHQWVNACLGTDTATSNFSYAGPLAETVLLGDVANRCAGQTIEWDAANLRVTNLAEANELLRTPYREGWQIEGLG; this is encoded by the coding sequence ATGCCTTCCACGGTATCACGCCGCACGTTCCTGAAACGTTCGAGTCTTGCCTTTACAGCTCCGCTCATCCTTCCCCGGGTGAGCCTTGGCCAATCGCCCAACAGCAACCTTCAGCTTGCGGCGATAGGGGTGGGAGGACAGGGAGGCAGCGACCTGGCCGCCGTATTCTCCAGCGGCAAAGTCGATGTTGTCGCCATCTGCGATGTGGATGAAACGACATTGAACGGGGCTGCGGCCACCTACAAGGAAGCGCGAAAGTATTTTGACTGGCGCGAACTGTTCGACAAGGAGGCGGGCAACATCGACGCGGTGTGTGTCGGCACTCCTGACCATATGCATGCGCCGATGGCGTATTCGGCCATCTCGCTGGGCAAACACTGTTACTGCGAGAAGCCCCTGACCCAGGAGGTGTACGAGGCCCGGCAATTGCGGCTTGCCGCTGAACACGCGGGAGTTGCGACCCAGATGGGCAACCAGATCCACGCGCACGCCTGTTATCGCAACGCAGCCCAGATGATGCAGGACGGCGTCCTCGGCAAGGTGAAGGAATGGCACTCGTGGATATCGAACGGGTACGGCGGCAAGGACCTTGCCCGTCCCGCCGCGGAGGATCCTATCCCGGAGACTCTGAAGTGGGATCTCTGGATTGGCGTGGCCCCGTACCGCCCCTTCAAGACAGCCCTCTACCACCCTCATCGGTGGCGCGACTGGCGCGATTTCGGGACGGGCGCCCTGGGCGATTTCGCGTGCCACATTTTTGACCCCGTATTCATGGGGCTGGGCATCGGCGCACCGCTTCGCATCACGGCCGAGGCGCCGGAATTCAATGAGGAAGTATGGCCGTACTGGGAGATCATCCGCTACGAGTTTCCCGGCACGGCAATGACCGCTGGCGACACCGTCCGCGCCACGTGGTACGACGGCGGCAAGCGGCCCGGACCCGAGGCAATGGGGTTGCCGGCGGACGCGGTCCTGCCTGATGCGGGCTCGGTCATCGTGGGCGAAGAAGGCGCGATGGTGCTGCCCCATTGCGATAAGCCGGCCTTGTTGTATCCCGCGGACAAGTTCAAGGACTTCAAACAACCAGAGTTGCCCACCCTCAATCACTATCACCAATGGGTCAACGCTTGCCTGGGCACGGACACTGCGACCTCGAACTTCTCGTATGCGGGCCCCCTGGCCGAGACGGTGCTGCTGGGCGACGTGGCGAATCGCTGTGCCGGCCAGACCATCGAGTGGGACGCCGCAAACCTGCGTGTGACCAATCTGGCCGAAGCCAACGAACTATTGCGAACGCCCTATCGCGAAGGTTGGCAAATCGAGGGGCTGGGGTGA
- a CDS encoding uroporphyrinogen decarboxylase family protein produces MTRRERLMRTLEGKPVDRPPVCFYEINAIDEDPDDPDPFNVFNDPSWLPLLDLARARTDRIVLRGVPFVNAPPDPLEPLRAFERWEENESRFERTTLRAGDRLLTTMNRQDRAVYTIWTVEHLLKTVDDFKAWLDLPQEEFGGTPDTTEVLAVEEQLGDSGIVCIDTPDPLCHVAPLFDMGTYLIVAMTENALMHRALERVASLLLPRVDAVAKALPGRLWRIFGPEYASPPYLPPSLFEEYAARYVTPMVEAIQRHGGYARVHSHGNLRDILDHIAATGCRGLDPIEPPPQGDVTLAYVRERYGQQMALFGNLEVSDIENLPTAQFAEKVATALREGTQGQGRGLVVMPSSAPYGRGISPLTLRNYQEIVRQVEAFSGA; encoded by the coding sequence ATGACGCGGCGCGAGCGATTGATGAGGACGCTGGAGGGCAAGCCGGTCGACCGGCCGCCCGTTTGTTTCTACGAAATCAACGCTATCGACGAGGACCCGGACGACCCCGATCCGTTCAACGTGTTCAACGACCCCTCCTGGCTGCCGCTGCTGGATCTTGCCCGGGCGCGAACCGACCGCATTGTTCTGCGGGGCGTTCCTTTCGTGAACGCGCCGCCGGATCCCCTCGAACCTCTCCGCGCCTTCGAGAGATGGGAGGAGAACGAGAGCCGGTTCGAGCGCACCACCTTGCGCGCCGGCGACCGGTTGCTCACCACTATGAACCGCCAGGATCGCGCGGTCTATACGATCTGGACGGTCGAGCACCTCTTGAAGACCGTAGACGATTTCAAGGCGTGGCTTGATTTGCCTCAGGAGGAGTTTGGCGGCACGCCAGACACGACCGAGGTTCTCGCGGTCGAGGAACAATTGGGCGACTCGGGGATTGTCTGTATCGACACCCCCGACCCGCTCTGTCACGTCGCCCCCTTGTTCGACATGGGCACGTACCTCATCGTTGCCATGACGGAGAATGCGCTCATGCACCGCGCCCTCGAGAGAGTCGCCTCGCTTTTGTTGCCGCGCGTGGATGCCGTAGCCAAGGCGCTTCCCGGGCGTTTGTGGCGCATATTCGGTCCGGAATACGCCTCACCGCCTTATCTGCCGCCAAGCTTGTTTGAGGAATACGCGGCCCGTTACGTCACGCCCATGGTCGAGGCAATCCAACGGCACGGCGGCTATGCGCGTGTTCATTCGCACGGGAATTTGCGCGACATACTCGACCACATCGCGGCCACGGGATGCCGCGGCCTGGACCCCATCGAACCCCCGCCTCAGGGCGACGTCACCCTGGCCTATGTTCGCGAACGTTATGGCCAGCAGATGGCACTCTTCGGCAACCTGGAGGTTTCCGACATCGAAAACCTGCCTACGGCCCAGTTTGCCGAAAAAGTGGCCACGGCACTGCGCGAGGGAACGCAGGGGCAGGGCCGGGGACTCGTTGTGATGCCGAGTTCCGCCCCTTACGGCCGCGGCATCTCCCCGCTGACGCTGCGGAACTACCAAGAGATCGTGCGGCAGGTGGAGGCGTTTTCAGGCGCGTAG